One stretch of Epinephelus lanceolatus isolate andai-2023 chromosome 15, ASM4190304v1, whole genome shotgun sequence DNA includes these proteins:
- the kif15 gene encoding kinesin-like protein KIF15, with translation MNSSGKGCGDSSQLAASNDSDSIKVFVRVRPLTQCTGLTTDGDQKLCLTVTSPNTIRLLSKPEPRTFTYDHVADMDTSQDSVFSSVAKNIVESCMNGYNGTIFAYGQTGSGKTFTMLGPSELDNFTDELRGVIPRSFEYLFFLINREVERSGQSKSFLCKCSFIEIYNEQIYDLLDTASASLFLRENIKKGLFVEGAVEKFVNSAAEAYQVLSMGWRNRRVASTSMNRESSRSHAVFTMTLESKESINEVVNIRTSQLNLVDLAGSERQKDTHTEGSRLKEASSINRSLMCLGQVIMALVDVSNGKNRHICYRDSKLTFLLRDSLGGNAKTYIIANVHPGSKCFGETLSTLQFAQRAKLIKNKAIINEDTQGNVRQLQAEVKKLKEQLAQALTSRAVDYGRDVAPGGPELPRGPSAEIQLDVSYKAKFMAAVRLWRRREEEKRMLLEKVSQLEEAWTQKDKFIHSSRMIVRFREDHIYRLEKKLKAGQGLPSDKESQALIDQLKEEIKILRDQVEHHPKMTRYAAENFSLREENRQLRSLESVVKAQEAAVQISAELEEAFQSAVETDRRTETSAASLIPAADTASVATIEKLKAQLLQKQSDLTGALQAFEEYKEVTKKQMSQLQSEKRYLEKSNRHLENILEATNAHKNREVSELNRIHVETIKILTTPTKAYNLRTRLVPLSSPEHLNGRDDNAEDIWTEPPPSDMTEMALTEELRQVQDQVSRVQTQFNEEELKNTRLVQQIAKLEEQIAVMSQESDHKDELLSTEKANRNRDQVNLQETVNELQQSLQSEQQAAEVLKTEIRDLRLLLQSSDKELAAVRNELRDGQSEQQKEMSQLSNSLISTQLQLDKVQLEWEQLLEQHRTLQDSFDQLQAEAKFDADQARQQLQDRQQEIDELKAQLTELNSSLQTEQEHTSNLISQLRENKESTSKELIETVEQNTQLRKQVSDLTVQTQQQVSKIVDLEQNVNSANETIKGLEQKIEQDKDVVLDLMNQTRESRSELSQKDQTITHLSEDIKDITAKYNATSLERDDIREQNSKMQAEICDLKEALDRGVASNKIEVEVLQEEVIYATEEVERLTKVLDEQNSLLQASQEQTAQKDIMIQNLQQKVQQQQEAVERTIRNGSFKPLAELTVTPKSLPRTPCTPGSFNRDLTQVIESQERELENRRSSMMTMEILLTELNAERAAKNEEIQRLKTQLTEKEMVRIEIQALLDQFYTKHSQQDPNGNNNSEKLKESITQTVLKDLQEERAEKNKVMEKLCDTKKQLQAQESMLAQSQTCVQELTTELRNRCLQLRDLSERMQDEEKLLQENEVLRKQNVKLSEENGKLVGHKNHKQRIEYLVKLKKDNTKLQEENEKLRTEIILMRDSVGCPPMEMT, from the exons ATGAATTCCAGTGGAAAAG GATGTGGCGACTCAAGCCAACTTGCTGCCAG CAATGACAGTGATTCCATCAAAGTTTTTGTGCGAGTACGACCTCTGACTCAGTGCACTGGGCTGACCACAGATGGAGATCAGAAGCTGTGTCTCACAGTCACCTCACCCAACACCATCCGTCTGTTATCAAAACCAGAGCCACGAACCTTCACTTATGACCATGTTGCTGACATGGACACATCACAG GACTCTGTGTTCTCCAGTGTGGCCAAGAACATTGTTGAGTCTTGCATGAATGGATACAATGGTACTATATTTGCCTA TGGACAAACTGGCTCAGGGAAAACATTCACCATGCTTG GGCCATCTGAGCTGGATAACTTCACAGATGAACTCAGAGGGGTTATTCCTCGAAGTTTTGAGTACCTGTTTTTTCTCATCAACAGAGAAGTGGAAAGG TCTGGCCAGTCCAAGAGTTTCCTTTGCAAATGTTCATTTATTGAGATATACAATGAACAAATTTATGACCTTCTGGACACAGCGTCAGCCAGCCTTTTCCTCAGGGAGAACATCAAGAAAGGTTTATTTGTCGAGGGAGCTGTGGAGAAGTTTGTCAACTCAGCTGCTGAAGCCTACCAG GTGCTGTCCATGGGCTGGCGTAATCGAAGAGTGGCCTCCACCTCCATGAACCGAGAGTCTTCTAGATCTCACGCAGTGTTCACCATGACCTTGGAGTCCAAAGAGTCCATCAATGAAGTGGTGAACATCCGAACGTCTCAGTTGAACCTGGTAGACCTTGCAGGGTCTGAGAggcagaaagacacacacacagaaggctCCAGACTCAAG GAGGCCAGCAGTATCAATCGCTCCCTCATGTGTCTCGGTCAGGTGATCATGGCACTGGTTGATGTGTCCAATGGGAAGAACCGCCACATCTGCTACAGAGATTCTAAACTCACCTTCTTGCTAAGG gACTCTCTTGGAGGAAATGCAAAGACTTACATCATAGCCAATGTACATCCCGGTTCAAAGTGTTTTGGAGAAACACTGTCCACCCTGCAGTTTGCTCAGAGGGCAAAGTTGATCAAGAATAAG GCCATCATCAATGAAGACACACAGGGAAATGTGAGGCAGTTACAAGCTGAGGTGAAGAAGCTGAAGGAGCAGCTTGCACAGGCGCTAACTTCTCGGGCAGTGGACTATGGGAGAGATGTAGCGCCAGGAGGACCTGAACTCCCCAGAG GTCCATCCGCAGAAATTCAACTTGACGTTTCATACAAAGCAAAGTTCATGGCTGCTGTTCGTCTGTGGAGGAGGcgagaagaggagaagagg ATGCTGCTGGAGAAAGTGTCTCAGCTCGAGGAGGCCTGGACCCAGAAAGACAAGTTCATCCACTCCAGCCGAATGATTGTCAGGTTTCGAGAGGACCACATCTATCGCCTTGAGAAAAAATTGAAGGCAGGACAAGGCTTACCGTCAGACAAGGAGTCTCAGGCTTTGATTGACCAGCTAAAAGAAGAGATAAAGATCTTGAGAGATCAG GTTGAACATCACCCAAAGATGACTCGATATGCAGCGGAAAACTTCAGCCTCAGAGAGGAGAACCGCCAACTTCGCTCTCTTGAATCAGTGGTGAAAGCTCAAGAAGCTGCAGTCCAAATTTCTGCTGAGCTGGAAGAGGCCTTCCAAAGTGccgtggagacagacagacgcaCAGAGA CTTCAGCAGCCTCTTTAATCCCTGCGGCCGACACTGCCTCGGTAGCTACTATTGAGAAGCTGAAGGCTCAGCTGCTTCAGAAACAGTCCGACCTCACAGGTGCCCTTCAGGCCTTTGAGGAGTACAAAGAAGTCACAAA GAAACAGATGTCTCAGCTGCAGTCTGAGAAAAGATACCTTGAAAAGTCCAACAGGCATTTGGAAAACATTTTGGAAGCCACAAACGCTCACAAAAACCGGGAGGTCTCCGAGCTGAACAGAATTCACGTTGAGACTATAAAG ATTCTCACCACACCCACCAAAGCGTACAACTTGCGGACCCGTCTCGTGCCTCTCTCAAGCCCTGAACACCTGAATGGGAGAGACGATAATGCAGAAGACATCTGGACTGAGCCGCCTCCTTCAGACATGACTGAGATGGCCTTGACTGAGGAGCTGCGTCAAGTGCAG GATCAAGTTAGCCGTGTCCAGACACAGTTTAATGAGGAGGAGCTGAAGAACACCAGACTTGTGCAGCAAATTGCAAAACTTGAGGAGCAGATCGCTGTGATGTCACAAGAGTCTGACCACAAAGATGAG CTGCTTTCTACGGAGAAAGCTAACAGGAACAGAGATCAGGTCAACCTGCAAGAAACTGTCAATGAGCTGCAACAGAGCCTTCAGTCTGAACAACAAGCTGCAGAAG TGCTGAAGACTGAGATCCGTGATCTACGTCTGCTGCTGCAGTCGTCCGATAAGGAGCTGGCCGCTGTAAGGAACGAGCTGAGAGATGGCCAGAGCGAGCAGCAGAAAGAGATGAGCCAGCTCTCCAACAGTCTGATCAGCACACAGCTTCAACTTGACAAAGTCCA GCTGGAGTGGGAGCAGCTTCTGGAGCAGCATCGAACACTGCAGGACTCATTTGACCAGCTCCAAGCTGAGGCCAAGTTTGATGCCGATCAGgcaagacagcagctgcaggacaGGCAGCAAGAGATCGATGAGCTGAAGGCGCAGCTCACG GAGTTGAATAGCTCTCTGCAGACTGAGCAGGAGCACACAAGCAACCTGATCTCCCAGTTAAGGGAAAACAAAGAGAGTACATCAAA GGAACTTATTGAAACAGTGGAGCAGAATACACAACTTAGAAAACAAGTTTCAGACCTGACGGTACAGACTCAACAACAG GTATCCAAAATTGTGGATCTTGAGCAGAATGTGAACTCTGCCAACGAAACAATTAAAGGCTTGGAGCAGAAGATTGAACAGGACAAA GATGTTGTATTAGATCTGATGAACCAAACCAGAGAGAGCCGTAgtgagctgagccagaaagaCCAGACCATTACTCACCTGTCTGAAGACATCAAAGACATCACG GCCAAGTACAATGCTACCTCTCTTGAGAGGGATGATATCCGGGAGCAAAACTCCAAGATGCAGGCAGAAATCTGTGACCTGAAAGAAGCTTTAGACCGAGGGGTAGCATCCAACAAAATAGAG GTGGAGGTGTTGCAGGAGGAGGTCATTTATGCCACCGAGGAGGTTGAGAGACTCACGAAGGTCTTAGATGAGCAGAACAGCCTTCTCCAAGCATCTCAAGAGCAAACAGCCCAGAAggacatcatgatacagaatcTACAGCAGAAG GTGCAACAACAGCAAGAAGCTGTTGAAAGAACTATCAGAAATGGAAGTTTTAAACCCCTTGCCGAGCTGACAGTCACACCTAAATCACTGCCTCGG ACTCCCTGCACTCCGGGGAGTTTCAACAGGGACCTGACCCAGGTGATAGAGAGCCAGGAGAGGGAGTTGGAGAATCGACGCTCTTCCATGATGACCATGGAGATTCTTTTAACGGAGCTCAACGCTGAGAGGGCGGCCAAGAATGAGGAGATCCAAAGGCTTAAG ACGCAGCTGACTGAGAAAGAGATGGTCCGAATTGAGATCCAGGCTTTACTTGACCAGTTTTACACCAAGCATAGCCAGCAGGATCCAAATGGAAACAATAATAG TGAGAAGTTGAAGGAAAGCATCACACAAACTGTACTTAAAGACCTCCAGGAGGAGAGGGCAGAGAag AACAAAGTAATGGAGAAGCTGTGTGATACTAAGAAACA ACTGCAGGCGCAGGAGTCTATGTTGGCCCAGTCTCAAACCTGCGTTCAGGAGCTGACCACTGAGCTGAGGAACCGCTGTCTGCAGCTGAGAGACCTGAGTGAGAGGATGCAGGATGAGGAGAAACTTCTCCAG gaaaacgAGGTTCTCCGTAAGCAGAATGTTAAGCTGTCGGAGGAGAATGGAAAACTGGTGGGGCATAAGAACCACAAACAGAGGATTGAGTATCTGGTGAAGCTAAAAAAGGACAACACCAAACTTCAAGAG gaaaatgaAAAGCTCAGAACGGAGATCATCTTGATGCGAGACAGCGTTGGATGTCCGCCAATGGAGATGACGTAA